Below is a window of Schistocerca cancellata isolate TAMUIC-IGC-003103 chromosome 4, iqSchCanc2.1, whole genome shotgun sequence DNA.
ttgtttctgaatatggcttcatcggtgaacataacgtatctaaaacaaTCATCACCTCTTATCACTTCCAAGgctcattggcagaaatgcacgtgtatttgcatatctttcagcattaatgcctgtgtcagtgtgatatgatacacaTGATATTTGTGTGCCTTCAAAATACGACTactcatttcgggatccagttgaacacaggtgggaatggtaagggtacgagcgtcattttcatggTATTAGAGATGACGAGGTGCACAGTGCGTGTATCCATTTCGAGCtagttgagtgcaatttcgaataatgttttcactTGGATGTTGTCTGTTTGGAAACGATCTGCATACAATTTCGCGGCTGCagtgtaattgttatggcattcacctaaaattaatatCATATCAACAATatatgtaggaggatagtgagccatgtttcactAAAGAATTTAGTGAAGTgtcgtctgatcgcattgcaccgacctttatactgagctgtagttcgcagtttggccacggtagcgccacagtcgggtgagtaatgaaattgtgaagagttccctaacgagattttaataccattccacctccctccatcaaaaactgtggctggtaggatacattttgtaaaaaaaaaaaagcttaatttggtgtaatgaaagaaatggagcacattttgtatcgattttgtGTGTCCTCCtcagatcattctaaataaatttgagttcttccccaattttaatttttctcaatttcagTGCCAGTGATATCAAtggtttgatataatatttcagacAAAatgtgattacttttttatggagaatccaaatctgcaatgAAACTgcgggtttccatttaagattcaaAAGTTGCCCCCCAtccccatccaccccccccccccccacccaagagGGTGGGGGCTGGGGAGATGGACCACCCTGTCTATATTAGTTTCACTGgtaatatttttctgtttcagtAAATGTGTAGGTTACAAAGTAAACACACAGTGTTAGATGTAATGTATGTTCCAGAGGGAAAAATGTCTTGAATCAAAAGTCAGAACTGCAGCGAGCATTTGGTCGCCACCGTGAGCAGCAAGCGAGACGAGAACTGGAGCAACAGAAGGCCAGCTCCCTGTCTGATTTACAGAGGCTCATTGAAGAACGACAGAAGCGATTGCTAATGGTAATTATGTTTTGCTGCTAAAATAGCGAAAATTGAGAGGAGTCataattttctcaaaaattctCTAAACCATCTGTTAAAAGTTGTGTTAACGTGCTTAGAACTATTTTGCCATAGACAAATCATTTGCAAGATTTTTACAAAACGAACAAACAGAAACAACATATGGtgcttgtttatttttttactgcCACCAGGCAATTAACAGCCACCAATTTATGCAAGAATATCCTCTGCAGTAATTCTGATATACTATAGTGTATGTTTGTAAGTTAAACTGAATTATCACGAGCAAGCAAGCACCATCATTCTGGCCACAGACGGGCCTGTCAGGTGTGACCAACTGTTGTCCTACTTGGCTAATGGCATCATCAAGATACGGTGTGGAGGGACATGGTGTCAGCACACCACTCCTGGCCATTGTTGGGTTAGCAGACCTGATGCCACTAATGctaagtcaagtagctcctcagttggaaccacaaggctgagtgcaccccattccagACCCCCCACAACTAAGTATACCTGGCAGTACCGAGAATCAAAcccagtcctccccccccccccccccccccccccccccatgatagtCAGTTGCGCTGATGGTGGACAAATGGGACAATCATAATAAACTTATTTTGACGAATGAGTCGGAAATATTTGATGTTTTTAGAACCAGAAAGATGCTGTGGCAACTATCCTAATTTTCTCATGATGAACAACACTCATGATTTTCCAGTAATGTTCCTCCAGCTGACCCATAAACTGAGCATACATAGTCAACCTGGGACAACATAGGACCCTTCTAGAAGTGGAGATGATGTTTTCATTCTGCTCCAAATGAACTTTTGCTGATGTATGTAAACATACATGTTTCTCTTGACTAGACATCCACAACAGTTATTCACCATCAATGTGAAAATCTGATACAGTTGTAATAACTATTTCTAAATAGGAAAGTACAATCTGGTTCCAGGACATGTCCCATCTTCAGGCAAATATTGAAATGAGAGTCCACAATGACGCATAACTgaggttaaaatacactcctggaaattgaaataagaacaccgtgaattcattgtcccaggaaggggaaactttattgacacattcctgggtcagatacatcacatgatcacactgacagaaccacaggcacatagacacaggcaacagagcatgcacaatgtcggcactagtacagtgtatatccacctttcgcagcaatgcaggctgctattctcccatggagacgatcgtagagatgctggatgtagtcctgtggaacggcttgccatgccatttccacctggcgcctcagttggaccagcgttcgtgctggacgtgcagaccgcgtgagacgacgcttcatccagtcccaaacatgctcaatggggacagatccggagatcttgctggccagggtagttgacttacaccttctagagcacgttgggtggcacgggatacatgcggacgtgcattgtcctgttggaacagcaagttcccttgccggtctaggaatggtagaacgatgggttcgatgacggtttggatgtaccgtgcactattcattgtcccctcgacgatcaccagtggtgtacggccagtgtaggagatcgctccccacaccatgatgccgggtgttggccctgtgtgccttggtcgtatgcagtcctgattgtggcgctcacctgcacggcgccaaacacgcatacgaccatcattggcaccaaggcagaagcgactctcatcgctgaagacgacacgtctccatttgtccctccattcacgcctgtcgcgacaccactggaggcgggctgcacgatgttggggcgtgagcagaagacggcctaacggtgtgcgggaccgtagcccagcttcatggagacggttgcgaatggtcctcgccgataccccaggagcaacagtgtccctaaattgctgggaagtggcggtgcggtcccctacggcactgcgtaggatcctacggtcttggcgtgcatccgtgcgtcgctgcggtccggtcccaggtcgacgggcacgtgcaccttccgccgaccactggcgacaacatcgatgtactgtggagacctcacgccccacgtgttgagcaattcggcggtacgtccacccggcctcccgcatgcccactatacgccctcgctcaaagtccgtcaactgcacatacggttcacgtccacgctgtcgcggcatgctaccagtgttaaagactgcgatggagctccgtatgccacggcaaactggctgacactgacggcggcggtgcacaaatgctgcgcagttagcgccattcgacggccaacaccgcggttcctggtgtgtccgctgtgccgtgcgtgtgatcattgcttgtacagccctctcgcagtgtccggagcaagtatggtgggtctgacacaccggtgtcaatgttgtcttttttccatttccaggagtgtagattaaccaTAGTTATGTATCCTTAGTGGAttcacattttaatatgcacctgaagCTGGGGCATGTCTTGAAACCGGGTTgcactttcctttttagaaataaataatttttacagctgAAGTGGATTTTATCATTGATGATCTCAATATAGTAAATGTCATCGGACATTTGACCTTTAAATCCTTTAGGTGCAGTAATTTTGTAGACTTCATATTTTTCAGATGTACATTGATTTCCATAGACAATGTTGCTCCATGGTCTTTGATTAGAAGGAAATCTGTCTGAAAAGAATCAATGAAGATTTTGAAGATGGTAATGCCGCTTGAAGCAGTCAGCTAGTGGGTGAGATTTGGAGGAGCACATTATCTGAATGAAACGGGCAGTAAGGTCCATGGATCTTAATCTGATTAAATTCCCGTGGCACTCTATCAGCCAAGACCTCACTGGCTTTGTTCTTATTCTATGAAAAGTGGAACAATAGCAAATTCCTTGTCTAAGGCAAAGGTTGAGGAAACTAAATAACACCACTGTGTTGATAAGACCAGTGTTGGTACCAGACTAAATTCATCCATCATACCTTCGTACAAGAAAATAtggttaattataataataatgtaacattttattttatttttctttcagatggaGAAAGATGATGATGCAGACAGTTGTTCTGGTAGTGAGCCAGAATTCATGAAAGTTCATGCCAGACTAAGATCTAAAATGGATTCAAAATAAGTATTACTGATTATTatatctgtaaaatgtttattgtgtgtaATGAGTGTGAGGCAAGCCTCAGTGTGTTCAACCAAAGCTATTATAGTCTTTTGCAGCAGGGGAAAAAATATGGAGATCTGACAAGTAAACGTGTTTGGTATTGCTGATGCTGAAATAACAATTTCCCATGCTCCCACATAAAGAGAAAAAATTAAGCTtggaacatttaaaaaatatatggagGTAGTGACTATATAAAGCTTCATTTGGCTGCTTTGGTATCATTTACATCAGCAGCTGAATTGTGTTGTTTCACAAGAATTCACATCACTCAAATGTTTTCCATGTGTAAAAGTACAAGTAAACAACTGTGTTACCATTATTTCTTTACTTACGTTTTTCATGTGTGAGGCTGAAGGTGTGTAATTTTGCAAGGAAGTGTTTTTGCTGTGACTTTTAAACAAAGATTGTGATGGGTGTGACAACATTTGTGTTTGTGTACCAGCTGAAACCAGTGTTCAGAGACTAAGACATTATTACCTGCTCCATTATAGTGAGTCTCACACAGCAAACTTCGAAGACAGTGTGTGGCCTTTTTAAGTGATTATACTAGCTGTGCCTTAATACAGTCTCATGAACATGTATGAATGGAGGGGATGATCtattactgtatatatttttaaacagtGACTTTAATTTTGCATTAAATGTCAGTTCTGCTATCACATACCTAATAAGAAATAAGAGATGTTTAATTtttactagttcatttcttttgtaGAGTCATGGTTCATTAATTGCAGTTCATGCAATTATTTCTTGAATGTGGTATTTTTGTATCTGTACTATTTCTCATACTACAAGAAAAATTTCTTCTGACATTTGTTCTGTATAATGATAGATAACATTACTTTCTTGTTCTTAATGCTGCATGGAAGTAATGTGAGCAGAGACTGAGGCTGCATTTCATAACAGCCAAATCTGTTCACACACAGTTCCTCAGTATTTGCCATCATTATTGAGTTACACACAACTCATGTCTTCCATCATTCTGACTGGATTCACTCACAGAGTTCATAAATGTATTATTTATACTTTATTAATTATACATATCTTATTTTAAAGTAAAACAGCAAATGGTGATTTCAAATTAATACATTAATTCTGAGTATTGGTGTTTGAAAATAAAAAGgctgtaaaaaaatattaatttccttttttcaTTACTTCATATACACAGAGATTGCTGTATATGTTAGTAGATAACATGAGTCAAGACATTTTAATCAACCTGGCAGAATTATGGATCTCTCCACATGTAAGACAATGTGTTCTAACAAACCAGTCAGTGAATCTTCTGTAGGTTAGGTATATCTGTTTGataaacaaatttgtttttgtacGTTTATTAAACAAAATAAGTTACTCCTACTCCTTGCCCCTGGTTGTATGAGGTGGTCTCAAAAATACCTGCAGAAAGTAGCGGATTGGTATTGAGAGAGCtgtatgtatagtatgacaatgc
It encodes the following:
- the LOC126184778 gene encoding protein FAM107B isoform X2; translated protein: MRQRYLGVAGLAMIPEAEVETRNTRHTTGGGGGTAPPAPPLPPVDHDGLILPRKLQNPCMESADRRSLHRELLFNQKTGKNVLNQKSELQRAFGRHREQQARRELEQQKASSLSDLQRLIEERQKRLLMMEKDDDADSCSGSEPEFMKVHARLRSKMDSK
- the LOC126184778 gene encoding protein FAM107B isoform X3 encodes the protein MIPEAEVETRNTRHTTGGGGGTAPPAPPLPPVDHDGLILPRKLQNPCMESADRRSLHRELLFNQKTGKNVLNQKSELQRAFGRHREQQARRELEQQKASSLSDLQRLIEERQKRLLMMEKDDDADSCSGSEPEFMKVHARLRSKMDSK